In one Phacochoerus africanus isolate WHEZ1 unplaced genomic scaffold, ROS_Pafr_v1 Scaffold_18, whole genome shotgun sequence genomic region, the following are encoded:
- the LOC125119201 gene encoding olfactory receptor 7A17-like has translation MEPGNQTSVLEFLLLGLSQDSEQQPILFGLFLSMFVVTVVGNLLIILAISSDPHLHTPMYFFLSNLSLADICFTSTIIPKMLVNIQTQSKAISYAGCITQVYFFMVFGGMDTFLLTVMAYDRFVAICHPLHYTVIINPRVCCLLVLVSWVISVSYSLIQSLLMLRLSFCSNWVIPHFHCELSQALMLACSDTLVNYILLYLVTGFLGIVPFSGILCSYTRIVSSVLRISSAHGKYKAFSTCASHLSVVSLFYGTGLGVYLSSESSSWRGMVASVMYTVVTPMLNPFIYSLRNRDIKRALQKLLGRIPCVQ, from the coding sequence ATGGAACCAGGAAATCAAACAAGTGTTTTAGAATTCTTACTCCTGGGACTGTCTCAAGACTCAGAGCAGCAACCCATCTTATTTGGGCTCTTTCTGTCCATGTTTGTGGTCACCGTGGTTGGGAACCTGCTCATTATCCTGGCCATCAGCTCAGACCCCcatctccacacccccatgtacttcttcctctccaacctgTCCTTGGCTGACATCTGTTTCACTTCCACCATCATCCCAAAGATGCTGGTGAACATCCAGACACAGAGCAAAGCCATCAGCTATGCGGGCTGCATCACACAGGTgtattttttcatggtttttggAGGTATGGATACTTTTCTTCTcactgtgatggcctatgacaggtttgtggccatctgtcaccccCTGCACTACACCGTCATCATCAACCCCCGTGTCTGTTGTCTACTGGTTCTTGTGTCATGGGTCATCAGTGTGTCATACTCCCTGATCCAGAGTCTGCTGATGTTGCGGCTGTCCTTCTGTTCCAACTGGGTAATTCCACACTTTCACTGTGAACTCTCTCAGGCCCTCATGCTTGCCTGCTCAGACACACTTGTCAATTACATCCTGCTATATCTGGTGACTGGCTTTCTTGGCATTGTTCCCTTCTCAGGGATCCTTTGCTCCTATACCCGAATTGTCTCCTCAGTCCTGAGAATCTCATCAGCTCATGGGAAATACAAGGCATTTTCTACCTGTGCGTCTCACCTGTCCGTGGTTTCTTTGTTCTATGGGACAGGTCTTGGTGTGTATCTCAGCTCTGAGTCATCTTCCTGGAGAGGTATGGTTGCTTCGGTCATGTACACTGTGGTCACCCcaatgctgaaccccttcatctacagcctgcGGAACAGGGACATCAAGAGGGCTCTACAAAAACTTCTTGGG